Proteins found in one Paenibacillus sp. FSL R10-2782 genomic segment:
- a CDS encoding LacI family DNA-binding transcriptional regulator, giving the protein MNKTIADIAQMAGVAKSTVSRFLNGGAVSVDTRRKIEKVVKDTGYVPNTFAQSLKAKRTNIIGTVVPRLDSFATSHTLMGIDEELRAQHYQMLISNTSQDVKREIEAIYELGRQKISGIILLAAEITDEHLTAIRDIAIPVLLVGQQHTQLHSLIHDDYRAGYDIGAYVLSQGHREIAYVGVTEKDVAVGVRRKEGFKQAVQDALLDQAHRDDVKQLERAAGYDIRYYETGFKMSDARVAASAILDGFKPSLMVCATDNIALGVINAAYSRGIAIPSELSVTGFGGYDITEVIHPALTTVQYPYMEAGRVAAQNIVRLVEHKPVEKVTVMNYSLIERESVDKR; this is encoded by the coding sequence ATGAATAAGACGATTGCAGATATAGCCCAAATGGCTGGTGTGGCCAAGAGCACGGTATCCCGTTTTTTGAACGGCGGGGCTGTCAGTGTGGATACGAGACGAAAAATTGAAAAGGTGGTCAAGGACACAGGTTATGTACCTAATACCTTTGCCCAGAGCTTGAAAGCGAAGCGGACTAACATTATCGGAACCGTTGTGCCGCGTCTGGATTCCTTTGCCACATCCCATACGCTGATGGGTATAGATGAAGAGCTGCGGGCGCAGCATTATCAGATGCTGATCTCGAATACGAGTCAGGATGTGAAGCGCGAAATCGAAGCCATTTACGAGCTGGGTCGGCAAAAGATTTCCGGTATTATTTTACTGGCTGCCGAAATTACCGATGAGCATCTGACCGCGATCCGCGACATTGCGATTCCGGTTTTGCTGGTGGGACAGCAGCACACACAGCTTCACAGCCTTATCCATGATGACTACCGGGCGGGATATGATATCGGCGCGTATGTTCTGTCACAGGGCCACCGTGAAATTGCCTACGTCGGCGTTACGGAAAAGGATGTCGCTGTCGGTGTACGGCGCAAGGAGGGCTTTAAGCAGGCTGTTCAGGATGCATTGCTCGATCAAGCTCATAGGGACGATGTGAAGCAACTGGAGCGAGCCGCCGGGTACGATATCAGATACTATGAAACCGGCTTTAAAATGTCCGATGCACGGGTGGCTGCGTCTGCGATTTTAGATGGCTTTAAGCCGTCATTAATGGTGTGTGCTACGGATAATATTGCGCTTGGCGTGATTAATGCGGCGTATTCCAGAGGAATTGCTATTCCGTCGGAATTGTCGGTGACTGGCTTCGGGGGATACGATATTACAGAGGTGATCCATCCTGCACTAACAACCGTGCAATATCCGTACATGGAAGCAGGACGCGTAGCGGCGCAAAATATTGTACGGCTGGTAGAACACAAACCAGTAGAGAAAGTGACTGTTATGAATTATTCCCTTATAGAGAGAGAAAGCGTTGACAAACGCTGA
- a CDS encoding MFS transporter: protein MSSDSKRSIWPLLALAVSAFAIGTTEFISVGLLPLIAEDLHISVTMSALTVTLYALGVTIGAPVLTSLTSSVPRKTLLLWIMIVFIAGNSLAAFSGGIVMLLIARVISAFSHGVFMSIGSTIAADLVPNDRRASAISIMFSGLTVATVTGVPLGTFIGQQWGWRAAFMAIVIVGVVALIANLILLPSTLRKGNRTPFREQVKLVTNGRLLLAFIITALGYGGTFVVFTYLSPLLHDITGFKQSTVTFILLLYGIAIAIGNVMGGKAANRKPLSALFYMFLIQAIVLLVLLFTAPFKTAGLITIFFMGLLAFMNVPGLQVYVVMLAERFAPKAVDVASAVNIAAFNAGIAIGAYVGGRVTDSLGLIHTTWIGAIMVFAAVLLTGWSRALEKRDIITAIGSQS, encoded by the coding sequence ATGTCGTCAGACTCAAAACGAAGTATTTGGCCATTACTGGCTTTAGCCGTAAGCGCCTTTGCCATTGGGACAACCGAGTTCATCAGCGTGGGGCTGCTTCCCCTGATCGCTGAGGACTTGCACATATCCGTAACCATGTCTGCCTTAACCGTTACTTTGTACGCATTAGGGGTAACCATCGGAGCGCCGGTCCTGACCTCGTTAACATCAAGTGTTCCCCGTAAAACGCTGCTGCTGTGGATCATGATTGTATTTATTGCAGGCAACAGCCTCGCTGCGTTCTCCGGTGGAATTGTCATGCTGCTGATTGCACGCGTGATCTCGGCGTTCTCCCATGGGGTGTTCATGTCCATTGGCTCCACTATCGCAGCCGACCTTGTACCCAATGACCGCCGAGCCAGTGCCATTTCCATTATGTTCTCCGGGCTAACCGTAGCCACGGTCACGGGTGTACCCTTGGGAACCTTTATCGGACAGCAATGGGGCTGGCGAGCGGCCTTCATGGCGATTGTGATCGTCGGTGTGGTGGCACTCATTGCGAATCTAATTTTGCTGCCGTCCACTCTGCGAAAGGGGAACAGAACCCCTTTCCGCGAGCAAGTCAAACTGGTTACCAATGGCCGCTTGCTGCTTGCATTTATCATTACAGCCTTGGGGTATGGAGGCACGTTTGTGGTGTTTACTTATTTATCTCCATTGCTTCACGACATAACCGGATTTAAGCAAAGTACGGTAACGTTTATTCTTTTGCTGTATGGAATTGCGATTGCTATTGGGAATGTTATGGGTGGAAAAGCTGCAAACCGCAAGCCGCTTTCAGCTTTATTTTACATGTTTTTGATTCAAGCGATTGTCCTGCTCGTCCTGCTGTTCACTGCTCCTTTTAAAACCGCCGGACTGATTACGATCTTTTTTATGGGATTGCTTGCGTTCATGAACGTGCCCGGCCTACAGGTATATGTGGTGATGTTGGCTGAACGTTTTGCCCCCAAAGCTGTAGATGTCGCTTCCGCCGTCAATATCGCTGCTTTCAACGCGGGAATTGCGATTGGAGCATACGTGGGTGGAAGGGTGACTGATTCCTTGGGTCTTATTCATACGACCTGGATCGGGGCGATTATGGTTTTCGCTGCGGTTCTACTTACAGGCTGGAGTCGCGCGCTAGAAAAAAGGGATATAATCACCGCTATAGGTTCACAATCTTAA
- a CDS encoding aldo/keto reductase, giving the protein MTQNLHSTTTLHNGVHMPWFGIGVFKVEEGSELVDAIKAAVKHGYRSIDTAAAYANESSVGQAIREALQENNLSREDLFVTSKVWNADLGYEETRAAYEVSLDKLGLEYLDLYLIHWPVQGKYKEAWRALESLYKEGRIKAIGVSNFQTHHLEDLMKDAEITPMVNQVEFHPQLTQTELLQFCQKNNIQMEAWSPLMQGQLLDHAVLQDIATKYGKSVAQVILRWDVQQGVVTIPKSTKAHRIVENADIFDFELTQEDMERIQALNANHRVGPDPDNFDF; this is encoded by the coding sequence ATGACTCAAAACTTACACAGCACAACAACATTGCACAACGGAGTTCACATGCCTTGGTTCGGAATCGGGGTATTTAAGGTGGAGGAAGGCTCAGAGCTGGTCGATGCCATCAAGGCGGCTGTGAAGCATGGTTATCGCAGTATAGATACAGCCGCAGCTTATGCTAACGAAAGTAGTGTAGGACAAGCCATCCGGGAAGCTCTTCAGGAAAATAACCTGTCTAGAGAAGACCTTTTCGTAACGTCCAAAGTGTGGAATGCCGATTTGGGGTATGAAGAGACACGGGCAGCCTATGAAGTAAGTCTGGACAAGCTGGGTCTGGAGTATCTGGATCTGTATCTGATTCATTGGCCGGTTCAAGGCAAGTATAAAGAAGCCTGGAGAGCGTTGGAGTCCTTGTATAAGGAAGGGCGGATCAAGGCAATCGGAGTCAGCAACTTCCAGACTCATCATTTGGAGGACCTTATGAAGGATGCTGAAATCACGCCAATGGTGAATCAGGTGGAATTTCATCCACAATTAACACAAACCGAGCTACTGCAATTCTGTCAAAAGAACAACATTCAAATGGAAGCCTGGTCCCCATTAATGCAAGGCCAACTGCTCGATCATGCGGTACTGCAAGACATAGCGACCAAGTATGGTAAATCGGTGGCGCAAGTGATTTTGCGCTGGGATGTGCAGCAGGGAGTTGTCACCATTCCCAAGTCTACCAAGGCGCATCGGATTGTCGAAAATGCCGACATTTTTGATTTTGAATTGACGCAAGAGGATATGGAACGAATTCAGGCATTAAATGCGAATCATCGGGTAGGTCCTGATCCGGATAACTTTGATTTTTAA
- a CDS encoding sucrose-specific PTS transporter subunit IIBC: protein MAENWEIAKEVIQAIGGKDNIESFAHCATRLRIMVHDKEKIDQKKVEEIDKVKGAFFNSGQYQIIFGTGTVNRIFEEVEKLGVTGSSKEEVKSQAKKEGNVFQRSIRTFGDVFVPIIPVLVATGLFMGLRGLLTQPQILALFGMTPQDISPNFLLFTQVLTDTAFAFLPALVAWSAFRVFGGSPVLGIVLGLMLVNPALPNAYAVADGSAHPLTMFGFIPVVGYQGSVLPAFFVGLIGAKLERGLRKRVPEALDLILTPFLTLLIMIILGLFAIGPVFHSLEEWVLQGTTLVLDLPFGIAGIVIGFLHQIIVVTGVHHIFNFLEIQLLEKNGVNAFNAIITCAMAAQGAACLAVGLKTKNSKLKALALPSSLSAFLGITEPAIFGVNLRYMKPFVMGLIGGAVGGFIASIFHLAATGMAITVIPGTLLYMNHQLPLYILANVAAMAVAFVLTWMFGYNDKMLEEVKTAGSSN from the coding sequence ATGGCGGAGAACTGGGAAATAGCCAAAGAAGTGATCCAAGCAATCGGTGGGAAGGATAATATTGAGTCCTTTGCTCACTGTGCAACACGCCTGCGGATTATGGTGCATGACAAGGAGAAGATTGACCAGAAAAAGGTCGAAGAAATCGACAAGGTCAAAGGAGCTTTTTTCAACTCGGGTCAGTATCAGATTATTTTTGGTACAGGTACGGTCAATCGGATTTTCGAAGAGGTCGAGAAACTCGGAGTGACCGGATCCTCTAAAGAAGAAGTGAAGAGCCAGGCGAAAAAGGAAGGCAACGTCTTCCAACGCTCCATTCGTACCTTTGGCGACGTATTTGTACCGATCATTCCGGTGCTGGTTGCTACGGGGCTGTTCATGGGATTGCGGGGCTTGCTTACCCAGCCGCAAATTCTGGCCCTGTTCGGCATGACGCCGCAGGATATTTCACCGAATTTTCTATTGTTTACCCAAGTATTGACGGATACGGCTTTTGCTTTTCTACCTGCGCTGGTCGCGTGGTCAGCCTTTAGAGTATTCGGCGGCAGCCCGGTGCTCGGTATCGTCCTCGGTTTGATGCTGGTGAACCCGGCCTTGCCCAATGCCTATGCTGTTGCGGACGGCTCAGCTCATCCCTTGACGATGTTCGGCTTCATCCCTGTGGTCGGTTATCAGGGCTCAGTATTGCCAGCCTTCTTCGTGGGTTTAATCGGAGCCAAGCTGGAACGGGGACTGCGCAAACGGGTACCCGAAGCGCTGGATCTGATTCTTACGCCATTTTTAACACTGTTGATCATGATTATACTGGGGCTGTTTGCCATCGGTCCGGTTTTCCATTCTCTTGAAGAATGGGTACTGCAAGGAACTACGTTGGTATTGGATTTGCCTTTCGGTATCGCAGGGATTGTCATTGGTTTTCTGCATCAGATTATCGTAGTTACGGGTGTGCATCATATATTTAATTTTCTGGAAATTCAACTGCTCGAAAAGAATGGCGTAAACGCCTTCAACGCGATTATTACTTGCGCTATGGCTGCCCAAGGCGCGGCTTGTCTGGCGGTTGGACTGAAAACGAAGAACAGCAAGCTGAAAGCATTAGCGCTTCCTTCCTCGTTGTCCGCTTTTCTGGGAATTACGGAGCCGGCTATTTTCGGTGTTAACCTGAGATATATGAAGCCTTTTGTTATGGGTCTGATCGGTGGGGCAGTTGGTGGTTTTATCGCCTCCATCTTCCATTTGGCGGCAACAGGTATGGCCATTACAGTCATTCCGGGTACACTGCTCTACATGAATCATCAGCTTCCGCTTTATATTTTGGCAAACGTGGCTGCTATGGCAGTAGCCTTTGTCCTGACCTGGATGTTTGGCTATAACGATAAAATGCTGGAGGAAGTCAAAACAGCAGGTTCCTCCAATTAG
- a CDS encoding phosphoenolpyruvate hydrolase family protein: MNKLTRSEIMAKFREEVKKGKILLGVGAGTGITAKSSEAGGADMLIVYNSGRYRMAGRGSLAGLLSYGDANQIVVEMGAEVLPVIKHTPVLAGVCGTDPFRVMEVYLKQLKEQGFSGVQNFPTVGLIDGVFRQNLEETGMGYDLEVEMIRIAHELDLLTTPYVFDPAQAKAMAEARADILVAHMGLTTKGTIGAKTALTLDDCVERIEAIIEAGRAVNPDIMIICHGGPIAEPKDTAYVIERTKGIDGFFGASSIERFAAEKGITQQTESFKSIRK, encoded by the coding sequence ATGAATAAGCTGACCAGATCAGAAATTATGGCCAAATTCAGGGAAGAGGTAAAGAAGGGGAAAATTCTCCTCGGTGTCGGGGCAGGCACAGGCATTACGGCCAAAAGCAGTGAAGCGGGCGGAGCGGATATGCTGATCGTATACAATTCCGGTCGGTACAGAATGGCGGGCCGCGGCTCACTTGCGGGCTTGCTTTCCTATGGAGATGCCAATCAAATCGTCGTTGAGATGGGAGCCGAGGTGCTGCCCGTCATCAAGCATACGCCTGTTCTGGCAGGGGTATGCGGCACCGACCCGTTTCGAGTGATGGAGGTATATCTGAAGCAGCTGAAGGAGCAGGGCTTCAGCGGTGTTCAGAACTTCCCTACAGTAGGCTTGATTGATGGGGTGTTTAGACAAAACCTGGAGGAAACCGGTATGGGGTACGACCTTGAGGTTGAAATGATCCGTATCGCCCATGAGTTGGATTTGCTGACCACTCCGTATGTTTTTGATCCCGCTCAGGCGAAGGCTATGGCGGAGGCGAGAGCCGACATTTTGGTTGCGCATATGGGCTTGACGACCAAGGGCACGATTGGTGCAAAAACAGCGCTGACCCTGGACGACTGTGTAGAACGAATCGAGGCGATTATTGAAGCCGGTCGGGCTGTGAACCCGGATATCATGATTATTTGCCACGGCGGACCAATTGCAGAGCCGAAGGATACGGCTTATGTCATTGAGAGAACGAAGGGCATTGATGGATTCTTTGGCGCTTCCAGCATCGAGCGCTTTGCAGCGGAGAAGGGCATTACTCAGCAGACAGAGTCATTCAAGTCGATTCGGAAATAG
- a CDS encoding AraC family transcriptional regulator has protein sequence MITMTDMRQDHGIDWYEKAGPNSSDDDLLFILVTFGKCVYWVNGCKFILGKGEALILPGHLPYYGKSIPTLFHTKYVIHCHKTCTNYALPLLNTDQPLLIKLGCYDMLHERIKSVYYQWTERPSYYAMMADCLLTEAMIYINQEWDKGDISCDKEKHVEHMKQYIQNHYREKVTKEELGDAIRKTPNYAATLLREVTRQTISEHVHNQRIKTAIYMLTESRLTIREISEYVGYSDVSYFHRIFKRLTGCSPSEFLDERSSIV, from the coding sequence GTGATTACAATGACGGACATGCGGCAGGACCATGGTATAGACTGGTACGAAAAGGCTGGCCCGAATAGCAGCGACGATGACTTACTGTTCATCCTAGTTACCTTTGGAAAATGTGTATATTGGGTGAACGGTTGCAAGTTTATTCTCGGCAAGGGAGAAGCGCTGATTCTGCCCGGACATTTGCCTTACTACGGCAAGAGCATTCCTACACTTTTTCATACCAAGTATGTGATACATTGCCACAAAACATGTACGAACTACGCACTTCCCCTACTGAATACAGACCAGCCGTTGCTGATCAAGCTCGGATGCTACGATATGCTGCACGAACGGATCAAGTCGGTGTACTACCAATGGACGGAGCGACCGAGCTACTATGCCATGATGGCTGATTGCTTGCTGACCGAAGCGATGATTTATATCAATCAGGAATGGGACAAAGGTGACATTTCTTGCGATAAAGAGAAGCATGTAGAGCATATGAAGCAGTATATTCAGAATCATTATCGGGAAAAGGTGACGAAGGAGGAGCTTGGCGACGCCATCCGCAAAACGCCCAACTACGCAGCCACACTGCTGCGCGAGGTAACACGCCAAACGATCAGCGAGCATGTACATAATCAACGTATTAAAACCGCTATCTACATGCTGACCGAGTCCCGACTGACGATTCGTGAAATTTCAGAGTATGTGGGGTATAGTGATGTTTCCTATTTTCATCGAATATTCAAACGGCTTACAGGCTGCTCCCCATCCGAATTTCTGGATGAACGGTCTTCGATTGTCTAG
- a CDS encoding helix-turn-helix transcriptional regulator, whose protein sequence is MKHTPTIRAELDKYLKQEGLSLTQFGNIAGINRGIVSGIVTGNSPISVNQLDLITEAMGLPEGFFYERFIDDYIIERSPNMRRIERLLYRCAELDKLDAIRRIVGQIMDNLLYSPKLFEIAEALLAQGRHAAALLLYENVAEVEKYQHSERLAVCQYRIFTIQIGDDQSRNLKAATIFEAFVERLDEIDQLDALKDLANVYRSLRKWDNVYEMARKMRNKAEIQYSMKHQQKKREHNESEKKLSRPMFVYITYADLLCASVCEAQGDFQQALDYTYAYANLDWVKEKDEDTRHWIGLFQHWAEGNTYVYKLLSGDISVLQDYVEYIAATSGSNEQEELSKLLNVIIAANRFELDVDDILQQFETENNSFSEQPPSDDMYTQQVIPDYIAWFGYELAYYDLHRGSYIDGFKHLMYSMISYHKLNNETYFINCMGLFLHFQDYAVPETKTAFLNLIEKVWMNNVEKNGAANHCG, encoded by the coding sequence TTGAAGCATACACCTACGATTCGGGCGGAATTAGACAAATACCTAAAACAAGAGGGTTTGAGCCTAACGCAATTCGGGAATATTGCAGGCATTAACAGAGGAATAGTAAGTGGCATTGTAACTGGTAATAGTCCTATATCTGTTAACCAGCTTGATCTAATCACTGAGGCTATGGGTTTACCGGAAGGCTTTTTTTACGAACGGTTCATAGATGACTACATCATCGAACGCTCTCCCAATATGCGTCGAATTGAGCGGTTGCTATATCGTTGTGCAGAGCTGGACAAGCTGGATGCGATCCGTCGAATCGTTGGACAAATCATGGACAATCTACTCTATTCACCTAAACTATTTGAAATTGCAGAAGCGCTATTAGCACAAGGACGACATGCTGCTGCGCTGCTGCTCTATGAGAATGTAGCAGAAGTGGAGAAGTACCAACATTCTGAACGCTTGGCAGTCTGTCAATATCGTATATTCACGATTCAGATTGGAGATGATCAAAGTCGCAATCTCAAGGCAGCTACGATATTTGAAGCTTTTGTTGAGCGCCTGGATGAAATAGACCAGCTCGACGCATTGAAGGATTTGGCTAACGTGTATAGGTCTTTGCGTAAATGGGACAATGTTTACGAAATGGCAAGGAAAATGAGAAATAAAGCGGAAATTCAATATTCGATGAAACATCAACAGAAGAAGCGAGAGCATAATGAATCCGAAAAAAAGCTAAGTCGTCCTATGTTTGTGTACATCACCTATGCTGACCTGTTGTGTGCAAGTGTCTGTGAAGCCCAAGGCGATTTTCAACAAGCTCTAGATTATACATATGCCTACGCTAATTTAGATTGGGTCAAAGAGAAGGACGAGGATACCCGACACTGGATCGGTTTGTTTCAACATTGGGCGGAAGGTAATACTTACGTATATAAGCTTTTGTCTGGAGATATAAGCGTGCTTCAAGATTATGTTGAATATATTGCAGCGACATCAGGCTCTAATGAACAAGAGGAACTCTCCAAATTGTTGAATGTTATCATTGCAGCAAACCGATTTGAATTGGACGTGGATGATATACTTCAACAGTTTGAAACGGAGAATAATTCTTTTTCTGAACAGCCCCCATCCGATGATATGTATACTCAACAGGTGATACCGGACTATATCGCGTGGTTTGGTTACGAATTAGCATATTATGATTTACATCGAGGTTCTTACATTGATGGTTTTAAACATTTGATGTATTCAATGATAAGTTATCATAAACTAAATAATGAGACTTATTTTATAAATTGTATGGGTCTTTTTTTACACTTTCAGGATTATGCGGTTCCAGAAACTAAAACAGCATTTTTAAATCTTATTGAAAAGGTGTGGATGAACAATGTTGAAAAAAATGGTGCTGCTAATCATTGCGGCTAG
- a CDS encoding Tm-1-like ATP-binding domain-containing protein — translation MKTIAIAGTFDTKGDEYLYIKRIAEQLGMGTLMIHTGVFEPAFIPDVSNREVARAAGMDMEELAARKDRASATEVLSKGLKKLVPQLYKQGKFDGIISFGGTGGTSLVAPAMRALPIGVPKVMVSTVASGNTAPYVGTSDIVMIPSVVDVAGLNSISTKIFTNALFAIAGMLKFEHTHKPEKKPLVAATMFGVTTPCVTAARKYLEERGYEVLVFHATGIGGQSMEALIEAGFIEGVLDLTTTEWADEIIGGVLNAGPHRLEAAGRNRIPQVVSVGALDMCNFGPRDTVPEKFKDHKFYQHNPTVTLMRTTVAENEQIGRKLAEKLNMAKESTVLMLPLRGISAIDVEGQPFYGLEEDRMLFDTLRKHVDISVIEVIELDCAINDPAFAEAAAQKLIALMQASNS, via the coding sequence ATGAAGACTATCGCAATAGCTGGAACGTTTGATACGAAAGGCGATGAGTACCTTTACATCAAGAGGATTGCAGAGCAGCTTGGGATGGGGACCTTGATGATTCATACAGGCGTATTCGAACCGGCCTTTATTCCAGATGTGTCCAATCGGGAAGTCGCCCGCGCCGCAGGCATGGACATGGAGGAGCTTGCGGCAAGGAAGGATCGGGCTTCGGCTACAGAAGTTTTGTCCAAAGGCCTGAAGAAGCTGGTACCACAGCTGTACAAGCAGGGCAAATTTGACGGAATCATTTCCTTTGGGGGTACTGGCGGAACCTCACTGGTCGCACCGGCCATGAGAGCCCTGCCAATTGGCGTTCCGAAGGTGATGGTATCGACCGTTGCGTCTGGAAATACAGCTCCATACGTAGGCACGAGTGATATCGTCATGATTCCGTCTGTGGTGGATGTAGCAGGATTGAACTCGATTTCTACGAAAATCTTCACAAATGCGTTATTTGCGATAGCGGGAATGCTCAAATTTGAGCATACGCATAAACCGGAGAAGAAGCCGCTAGTTGCAGCCACGATGTTCGGAGTAACCACGCCCTGTGTGACAGCGGCAAGAAAATATTTGGAGGAAAGGGGCTACGAGGTGCTTGTGTTCCACGCCACGGGTATCGGAGGGCAGTCGATGGAGGCGTTGATCGAAGCGGGCTTCATTGAAGGGGTATTGGACTTGACGACGACGGAGTGGGCGGATGAGATCATCGGCGGTGTCTTGAACGCAGGGCCGCATCGCTTGGAAGCTGCAGGCCGCAATCGCATTCCGCAGGTGGTCTCGGTGGGCGCCTTGGATATGTGCAATTTTGGGCCGAGAGATACCGTGCCGGAGAAATTCAAGGATCATAAGTTTTATCAGCATAATCCGACCGTAACCCTGATGAGAACCACGGTGGCAGAAAATGAACAGATTGGCAGGAAGCTTGCGGAGAAGCTGAACATGGCAAAGGAAAGCACCGTGCTAATGCTGCCGCTTAGAGGCATTTCCGCAATTGATGTGGAGGGGCAGCCTTTCTACGGCCTGGAGGAGGACCGAATGCTGTTCGATACCCTGCGTAAGCATGTCGACATCTCGGTTATTGAAGTGATTGAATTGGATTGCGCCATCAACGACCCGGCCTTTGCAGAGGCCGCAGCCCAAAAGCTGATCGCTCTCATGCAAGCATCAAATTCCTAA
- a CDS encoding sucrose-6-phosphate hydrolase encodes MKMTKEQKYRLIEQAEPGEIASLEKKVEQCHWRQEFHIQPSTGLLNDPNGFSYYQGEYHLFYQWFPFGTDHGMKYWYHLKSRDLVAWDDAGIGIAPGDYFDSHGAYSGSAMEHEGKLYMLYTGNTRDGDWIRHPYQCMAVMDESGLITKWEHPVIPNVPEGYTDHFRDPKLWKDGDSFYCVIGAQRANLTGCAVLYRSTDLHTWQFEGELRTGLEMFGYMWECPDYFELDGSGVLVFSPQGLEPSGDENHNIYQSGYVIGKPLDTGTRILEHGAFHELDRGFDFYAPQTMIDPQGRRIMVAWMGLPDIDCPTDPNGWAHCLTLPRELTLHEGKLIQRPIPELSTLRRKRENRVADVLSSESKTYTGFKGTAYELICEFDLLSAKACGIEFRASATEKTVIRYDAVSRKLVLDRSQSGEPVAASYGEIRQCAMNGDRIKLHLFVDTSSVEIFVNDGEEVFTSRIFPHPESDEIHFFADKGEALFQAVKWDFT; translated from the coding sequence ATGAAAATGACAAAAGAACAAAAGTATCGACTGATTGAGCAGGCAGAGCCCGGTGAAATAGCCAGCTTGGAGAAAAAGGTGGAGCAATGTCACTGGCGCCAGGAGTTTCATATTCAGCCATCGACAGGCTTGCTCAATGATCCCAATGGCTTTTCATATTATCAGGGTGAATACCATTTGTTCTATCAGTGGTTCCCGTTTGGAACCGATCATGGAATGAAATACTGGTATCATTTGAAGTCCAGAGATTTGGTCGCATGGGACGACGCAGGCATCGGGATCGCACCGGGTGATTACTTTGATTCACATGGTGCTTATTCAGGTAGCGCGATGGAGCATGAGGGCAAGTTGTATATGCTGTATACGGGAAATACACGTGACGGGGACTGGATTAGACATCCTTATCAATGTATGGCAGTGATGGATGAGAGCGGTCTCATAACAAAATGGGAGCATCCCGTTATTCCGAACGTGCCGGAAGGCTATACGGATCATTTTCGTGATCCCAAGCTGTGGAAGGACGGAGACAGCTTTTACTGTGTGATCGGTGCCCAGAGAGCGAATTTAACAGGCTGCGCCGTCCTTTATCGGTCAACCGACCTCCATACGTGGCAGTTTGAGGGGGAACTGCGCACAGGGCTGGAAATGTTTGGCTACATGTGGGAATGCCCCGATTATTTTGAACTGGACGGCTCGGGTGTATTGGTATTTTCTCCTCAGGGCCTGGAGCCTTCCGGGGATGAGAATCACAATATTTATCAGTCGGGCTATGTGATCGGCAAGCCGCTGGATACCGGGACCAGAATATTGGAGCATGGGGCATTCCACGAGCTGGACCGTGGCTTTGACTTTTATGCACCGCAGACGATGATCGACCCGCAAGGGCGGCGTATTATGGTGGCGTGGATGGGATTACCGGATATCGATTGTCCGACAGATCCGAACGGCTGGGCGCATTGCCTGACGCTGCCGAGGGAGCTTACCCTTCATGAGGGTAAGCTCATACAAAGGCCGATACCTGAGCTGTCTACGCTGCGTAGAAAGCGTGAGAATCGGGTGGCTGACGTATTATCGTCAGAGAGCAAAACCTATACGGGCTTCAAGGGTACGGCCTATGAGCTGATTTGTGAGTTTGATCTTTTGAGCGCCAAGGCGTGCGGTATTGAATTTCGTGCAAGTGCGACCGAGAAAACGGTGATCCGATATGATGCCGTTAGCCGCAAGCTAGTGCTGGACCGTTCGCAATCGGGTGAGCCAGTCGCTGCTTCGTATGGTGAGATAAGACAGTGCGCCATGAATGGGGATCGTATCAAGCTTCATCTGTTCGTGGATACGTCTTCGGTGGAAATTTTCGTCAATGATGGGGAAGAAGTGTTCACCAGTCGTATTTTTCCGCACCCAGAGAGTGACGAAATACACTTTTTTGCCGACAAGGGAGAGGCTCTCTTCCAAGCGGTAAAATGGGATTTTACATGA